In Bacteroidia bacterium, one genomic interval encodes:
- a CDS encoding DUF6029 family protein, which produces MNKIIKLITGRILPVIFLGAPALTQAQNSPGEIHGSFQIDGQYYIQDSTISAPEVAEKYLLNGYGDLVFTKGNFKAGVRYETYQNVLLGYDKRFNGSGIAHRYAEYDNGELAITVGNFYEQFGSGLILRSYWEPTLGYDNALDGVRVKFKPYSGILIKGVIGKQRYYFKTGEGIVRGVDAEVGINDLIKKWNDKKTRVTTGFGFVSKYQKDDDNVYILPENVGAFAGRLDVTRGKVTINAEYAYKYNDPSSLNSYSYKFGDAALLKATYSQKGLGILLAAKRIDNMNFRSERNANLNDLLINYLPALTKYHTYSLASIYPYATQPNGEFGYEAEVNYTIKKGTKLGGDYGTNIIVNYSGANSLSTEPVANKDLYKSDWGKFGKDVYYKDFSLEITRKMSKNLKITLMYINQVYDKDKIQFQGSKQYGTIYDNIIVADLTFQLNEKNAIRTEWQTLQSKQDYKSWLAGLIEYSYSPNWFVAVSDQYNYGNEKSDHRIHYFNCFVGYTKDSHRITLGYGRQREGLFCVGGVCRQVPSSNGLTVSISTSF; this is translated from the coding sequence ATGAATAAAATAATAAAACTTATAACCGGCAGAATATTGCCGGTTATTTTTTTAGGTGCACCGGCATTAACGCAAGCACAAAATTCGCCAGGCGAAATACATGGTAGTTTTCAGATTGACGGACAATATTACATTCAGGATTCAACCATTAGCGCACCTGAAGTTGCAGAGAAATATTTGCTTAATGGTTACGGAGATCTGGTTTTTACCAAAGGCAATTTTAAAGCAGGTGTTCGTTATGAAACTTATCAGAATGTATTGCTTGGCTACGACAAAAGATTTAATGGCAGCGGAATTGCACATCGCTATGCCGAATATGACAATGGTGAATTAGCTATTACTGTAGGAAATTTTTATGAGCAGTTTGGCAGTGGATTGATTTTACGTTCCTATTGGGAGCCCACACTTGGTTATGACAATGCATTGGATGGAGTTAGAGTAAAATTTAAACCGTATAGTGGAATTCTTATTAAAGGTGTTATTGGAAAGCAACGTTATTATTTTAAAACCGGAGAAGGTATTGTTAGAGGGGTAGATGCTGAAGTAGGTATAAACGATTTGATTAAAAAGTGGAATGATAAAAAAACAAGAGTGACAACCGGTTTTGGATTTGTAAGTAAGTATCAGAAAGATGATGATAATGTTTATATCTTACCTGAAAATGTTGGTGCATTTGCCGGAAGGCTCGATGTTACAAGAGGAAAGGTAACCATCAATGCGGAGTATGCATATAAATACAATGACCCATCATCATTAAACAGCTATAGTTATAAGTTTGGCGATGCAGCACTTTTGAAAGCAACCTATTCTCAGAAAGGATTGGGAATATTGCTTGCGGCAAAAAGAATTGATAATATGAACTTTCGTAGTGAACGTAATGCAAATCTAAACGACTTGTTGATTAATTATCTGCCTGCATTGACAAAATATCATACCTATTCGTTAGCTTCAATTTATCCTTATGCAACACAACCTAATGGCGAATTTGGCTACGAGGCTGAAGTAAACTATACAATTAAAAAAGGCACAAAATTGGGAGGAGATTATGGAACAAATATTATTGTAAATTATTCGGGAGCCAACTCATTGAGTACTGAGCCTGTTGCTAATAAAGATCTCTATAAAAGTGATTGGGGAAAATTTGGTAAGGATGTTTACTACAAAGATTTTAGCTTAGAGATTACACGAAAGATGTCAAAAAATCTAAAAATTACATTGATGTATATTAATCAGGTTTATGATAAAGATAAAATTCAATTTCAGGGATCAAAGCAGTATGGCACAATTTACGACAATATCATTGTAGCAGATCTTACCTTTCAGTTAAATGAAAAAAATGCTATTAGAACAGAATGGCAAACATTACAGTCAAAACAAGATTATAAGTCATGGCTTGCCGGGCTGATTGAATATTCATACTCACCAAATTGGTTTGTTGCTGTATCTGATCAATATAATTATGGCAATGAGAAATCTGACCATCGAATCCATTATTTTAATTGTTTTGTTGGATATACAAAAGATTCGCACCGTATAACTTTAGGCTACGGACGACAACGTGAAGGTTTATTCTGTGTAGGAGGTGTGTGCAGACAAGTTCCATCAAGCAATGGGCTTACAGTGTCAATAAGTACAAGTTTTTAA
- a CDS encoding nitronate monooxygenase family protein has translation MKTNFTDQTGITYPIIMAPMFLVSNEAMMQSAIQTEIMGVFPTLNYRKHAELDELIKRLQQFKSGKKGSFGVNLIVQKTNPMYNGHLKICVENKVPFYITSLGSPREVIEAAHSYGAKVYCDVTNITHAEKCANFGCDGFIAVGQGAGGHAGPYAQTVLIPTLQKHFPSIPVIAAGGIATGDGIAAMMSLGAAGVSIGTRYIASKEAEVSDDYKNCILKSGMDNIVMTERLSGTPCNIINTPYAKKIGYKQNWLEKFLSNNATTKKYFKMLVQYKGIKALEQAIKPGNYKTLWTAGQTVELIDDILTCNEITERLIKETYQSVQNLNLIFKN, from the coding sequence ATGAAAACCAATTTTACCGATCAAACCGGCATAACTTATCCCATAATTATGGCGCCAATGTTTTTGGTCAGCAATGAGGCCATGATGCAATCGGCAATACAAACAGAGATAATGGGTGTGTTTCCAACTTTAAACTACAGAAAACATGCCGAACTTGATGAGTTAATTAAACGTTTACAACAATTCAAGTCAGGAAAAAAAGGAAGTTTCGGTGTCAATTTAATTGTACAAAAAACCAATCCGATGTATAATGGGCATTTAAAAATTTGTGTTGAAAACAAAGTGCCTTTTTACATTACATCTTTAGGAAGCCCACGCGAAGTGATTGAAGCAGCACATTCCTATGGAGCAAAAGTTTATTGTGATGTAACCAATATTACACATGCTGAGAAATGTGCAAATTTTGGTTGCGATGGCTTTATTGCCGTTGGTCAGGGCGCAGGCGGACATGCAGGTCCTTATGCACAAACAGTGCTGATTCCCACTTTACAAAAACACTTTCCGTCCATTCCTGTGATTGCAGCCGGAGGTATTGCCACCGGTGATGGCATTGCTGCAATGATGTCATTAGGTGCTGCAGGAGTAAGTATAGGCACAAGATATATAGCATCTAAAGAAGCAGAAGTAAGTGATGATTACAAAAACTGTATTTTGAAATCAGGCATGGATAATATTGTGATGACAGAAAGGCTTTCCGGCACACCATGCAACATCATTAACACACCCTATGCAAAAAAAATAGGCTATAAACAAAACTGGTTGGAGAAGTTTTTAAGCAACAACGCCACAACAAAAAAGTATTTCAAAATGCTGGTGCAGTACAAGGGTATTAAAGCATTGGAGCAAGCAATTAAACCGGGTAACTACAAAACATTGTGGACTGCCGGGCAAACCGTTGAACTTATTGATGATATACTTACTTGTAATGAAATTACAGAGCGGTTAATTAAAGAAACCTATCAATCAGTCCAAAACCTTAACCTTATATTCAAGAACTAA
- a CDS encoding Omp28-related outer membrane protein: MKNIFWLAIAAFTVTIIVSCDKVEGPYKEENSTNIGSLPGTLNDIRVLNATTTSDDVDVLVAKFSLESVSPKTIAVQFTWHGAQSNVVTEVATGNDAIFDNDSVYITAPAPFGTLTFKYSATISDTLTGQADFVVPYTPANPVKKVLLEDYTGRKCGNCPRAQRIIANTLEPLYHEQLVVATNHAGVYAVPDNPPSCFSEDFRNPNSDELNTFFGLSAYPSSMINRVGYPTTHIKYYNSWQSTISQELSKPNDAFINIYSAYNESNRTAQLTVSTEFLNNLGDDYKLAVFLIEDSIHGCQLDYDLTTPTQIDSAYIHRHVLRAALNSSFGENLITDPDLTTKYIRLYNYQIPDKYNVDQCYILAYVYQTNNYYVLQSELRKIKP; the protein is encoded by the coding sequence ATGAAAAATATATTTTGGTTAGCAATTGCAGCTTTTACTGTTACAATAATTGTTTCATGCGATAAAGTTGAAGGTCCATATAAAGAAGAAAATTCAACTAACATTGGCTCACTTCCAGGTACACTCAACGACATTAGAGTGCTCAATGCAACTACAACGTCTGACGATGTTGATGTGCTTGTTGCCAAGTTTTCACTTGAGTCAGTGTCACCCAAAACAATTGCAGTTCAGTTTACCTGGCATGGAGCACAGTCTAATGTGGTAACAGAAGTTGCAACCGGCAATGATGCTATATTTGATAATGATTCTGTTTACATAACAGCTCCGGCACCTTTCGGAACACTAACGTTTAAATATTCTGCAACCATTAGTGATACGCTTACAGGTCAGGCAGATTTTGTGGTTCCATATACACCTGCAAATCCGGTGAAAAAAGTATTACTCGAAGATTATACCGGGCGTAAGTGTGGCAACTGCCCACGTGCACAGCGAATAATTGCTAACACGTTGGAGCCACTATATCATGAACAATTGGTTGTTGCTACTAACCATGCCGGAGTTTACGCAGTTCCTGATAATCCACCAAGCTGTTTCTCCGAAGATTTCAGAAATCCCAACTCTGATGAGTTGAATACTTTTTTTGGTTTGTCAGCATATCCTTCAAGTATGATTAACAGAGTAGGGTACCCAACCACTCATATTAAATACTACAACAGTTGGCAATCCACAATTTCGCAGGAGTTAAGTAAACCGAACGATGCTTTTATAAATATCTATTCTGCATATAATGAAAGCAATCGCACAGCACAACTTACTGTAAGCACAGAGTTTTTGAACAACCTCGGAGATGATTACAAATTGGCTGTTTTTCTTATTGAAGACAGTATTCACGGATGTCAACTCGACTATGACCTTACAACACCTACACAGATAGATTCTGCATATATTCACAGGCATGTGCTTAGGGCAGCATTGAATAGCTCTTTTGGAGAGAACCTAATTACCGATCCTGATCTTACAACAAAGTATATCAGACTTTATAACTATCAGATTCCTGATAAGTATAATGTTGACCAGTGTTATATTCTGGCTTATGTTTATCAGACTAACAACTATTATGTGTTGCAGTCTGAACTCAGAAAGATAAAGCCATAA
- a CDS encoding rhodanese-like domain-containing protein yields MNIKSIQSLLIIVVLLASCGVANSQKGKLLTPEVFAKMLHETPEAQIVDVRTPEEFNDGHLKNALNMNVNSKDFENRAPYLDKEKPLFVYCYSGGRSAKACEYFEKMGFKVIYDMEGGYAAWTDTNLPVEGKKADKAGISLDNYALLTSSGKVLVDINAPWCPPCVKMKPMLDSLDTAWKDKVKIVRLNKDENQLISKTLQINELPTLLFYENGKLIKRESGYKNAEQLKAMTQVE; encoded by the coding sequence ATGAACATCAAATCCATTCAATCGCTGCTCATTATTGTAGTTTTATTAGCAAGCTGTGGCGTTGCCAACAGTCAGAAAGGAAAACTACTCACTCCTGAAGTATTTGCAAAAATGCTTCATGAAACTCCGGAGGCACAAATTGTAGATGTCAGAACACCTGAAGAGTTTAATGATGGGCATCTAAAAAATGCTTTGAATATGAATGTCAACAGCAAGGATTTTGAAAACCGTGCACCATATCTCGATAAAGAAAAGCCACTTTTTGTTTATTGCTATTCCGGTGGTCGCAGTGCCAAAGCCTGCGAATATTTTGAAAAAATGGGATTCAAAGTAATTTATGATATGGAAGGCGGTTACGCTGCCTGGACAGATACTAACCTGCCAGTTGAAGGGAAAAAAGCAGATAAAGCAGGTATTAGTCTTGATAACTATGCCCTGCTGACAAGCAGTGGAAAAGTTTTAGTTGATATTAACGCTCCATGGTGTCCGCCATGTGTAAAAATGAAACCTATGTTGGATTCATTAGATACTGCATGGAAAGACAAAGTAAAAATTGTGCGATTGAATAAAGATGAAAACCAATTAATTTCAAAAACGCTTCAGATAAATGAATTACCCACATTGCTTTTTTATGAAAACGGCAAATTGATTAAACGTGAAAGTGGGTATAAAAATGCTGAACAATTAAAAGCAATGACTCAGGTTGAATAG
- a CDS encoding M1 family metallopeptidase gives MKRVFTFSLCYFVFQFVSFAQLDQYTSEQNKFYWKNRKPTTDYWQQDVYYNIKAAIDEKTDIISGVEELAYRNNSPDTLKFIFMHLYQNAFVPGSYLDDLYKANQNKVRYGKYESQGLGIEITGLTTLSVNGILINKQTEKTIDNTIMKIMLPQPLLPGHDLVLKIDFKTYYDKTGQRRRLQMFENEGNKHYNGCQWYPKMCVYDSHRAWNTDQHLGREFYGEYGVYDVELTFANNFIVEATGVLVNEKEVLPDDLRKKLDIRNFKERPVSQQPSTIIAADGSTKTWKFHAENVHDFAFTADPSYRLADAYWNGIRCVAIAREQHCYGWQSAAEYTARIIEVFSRDFGMYDYPKIVTADANDGMEYPMITMDNGTDPGFRGLLCHEIGHNWFYGMVGNNETYRPLLDEGFAQLLKSWGMEMLEGYHIPQREPTWKDQKRTEPLTYQMMMAYGPYYNYVLNDKDGFINTHSDGFSSALGHGGGYGMVYFKTATMLYNLQYLLGDSLFLKAMQHYVSKWKFCHPYPEDFRNSITEYVKTDLSWFFDQWMETNKKLDYKICKFRKSEEKDSFNVYFKRKGRMQSSIDFSVYSNCGVKYDYHIPNNLFVKQTDATVLPKWEGWDKLRNTYKAQIKIPCGISSIVIDTTDRLGDAYRLDNRLPRPFKLVFDKWQKPAYSDWKSYVFYIRPDVWFNNYDGLKVGVHAESNYMNAMHFFSGDIWINTTVGQNSLSETADINKNDPASFRINYKTPLKFIASGVNFWIGGGMLDGLTFAKSGGDLTFLNNQVRLFTEYKLMYRRNTNTLEYLLYPNEWQSALMNTSVTLGAEAHYRKNKWNGSVAIQNTSASLFSDYSYSKLSLTNITRYETGKIDWRLRVFGQYGYGQNVPMESALYLAGANPEELMESAWTRSRAFVPYKWLGYGDKTNHFQQGGGLNLRGYAGYLVPQNIDGEQRYFYRAISGASVSLEIDFDRLISLRPAFTKKWLKADLYFFGDAGVIATNNSNKSIQFTNLKSDAGIGTTFTIKKMGRFNAIKPLTIRCDFPFLLSSAPYAEKDYLKLRYVIGIGRTF, from the coding sequence ATGAAACGTGTCTTTACTTTTTCACTGTGCTATTTTGTATTTCAATTTGTAAGCTTTGCCCAGTTGGATCAATATACTTCGGAACAGAATAAATTTTATTGGAAAAATCGTAAGCCTACCACAGACTACTGGCAGCAAGATGTTTATTATAACATAAAAGCTGCTATTGATGAGAAAACAGACATCATCAGTGGCGTTGAAGAACTTGCATACAGAAACAATTCTCCCGACACATTGAAATTTATTTTTATGCATCTCTATCAGAATGCATTTGTTCCCGGAAGTTACTTGGACGACTTATACAAAGCCAATCAAAACAAGGTACGCTATGGAAAATATGAATCGCAGGGATTAGGAATTGAAATCACCGGTCTAACCACGCTTTCTGTCAATGGCATATTAATTAACAAACAAACAGAAAAAACAATTGACAATACCATCATGAAAATCATGCTGCCACAACCTTTATTACCGGGGCATGATCTTGTTCTGAAAATTGATTTTAAAACTTATTACGATAAAACCGGTCAACGCAGGCGTTTACAGATGTTTGAAAACGAAGGCAACAAACATTACAACGGTTGTCAATGGTATCCTAAAATGTGTGTTTATGATTCGCATCGTGCATGGAATACCGATCAGCATCTGGGCAGAGAATTTTATGGAGAATATGGGGTTTATGATGTGGAACTAACCTTTGCCAACAACTTTATTGTAGAAGCAACAGGTGTGTTAGTTAATGAGAAGGAGGTTTTACCGGATGATTTACGAAAAAAACTTGATATTAGAAATTTTAAAGAGAGACCTGTTTCACAACAACCTTCCACAATTATTGCAGCAGATGGAAGCACAAAAACCTGGAAATTTCATGCAGAAAACGTTCATGATTTTGCTTTCACTGCCGACCCCTCCTATCGTCTTGCTGATGCTTACTGGAATGGAATTCGCTGTGTAGCTATAGCGCGAGAGCAACATTGTTACGGATGGCAAAGTGCTGCTGAATACACGGCACGCATTATTGAAGTGTTTTCTCGCGACTTTGGAATGTATGACTATCCTAAAATTGTAACCGCTGATGCTAATGATGGCATGGAATATCCGATGATAACAATGGACAATGGTACTGATCCTGGTTTCAGAGGTTTACTGTGTCATGAAATTGGCCACAATTGGTTTTATGGTATGGTAGGTAATAATGAAACCTACAGACCTTTGCTTGACGAGGGATTTGCGCAGTTACTGAAATCTTGGGGTATGGAAATGCTTGAAGGTTATCATATACCTCAAAGGGAGCCTACTTGGAAAGATCAAAAAAGAACAGAGCCATTAACCTATCAGATGATGATGGCCTATGGACCTTATTACAATTATGTTCTTAATGATAAAGATGGATTTATCAACACACACAGTGATGGCTTTAGCAGTGCATTAGGTCATGGTGGCGGTTACGGTATGGTTTATTTTAAAACAGCAACAATGCTATATAACCTGCAATATTTATTAGGCGATAGTTTGTTTTTAAAAGCTATGCAGCACTATGTTTCAAAATGGAAATTTTGCCACCCCTATCCCGAAGATTTCAGAAACAGCATTACAGAATATGTTAAAACCGATTTAAGTTGGTTTTTTGATCAATGGATGGAAACCAATAAAAAATTAGATTATAAAATATGTAAGTTTAGGAAAAGTGAAGAGAAAGATTCTTTCAATGTTTACTTTAAACGCAAAGGACGAATGCAATCTTCTATTGATTTTTCAGTATATTCAAACTGTGGTGTAAAGTACGACTATCATATTCCCAATAACTTGTTTGTAAAACAAACAGATGCTACGGTGTTACCTAAATGGGAAGGTTGGGATAAATTAAGAAATACCTATAAGGCACAAATTAAAATTCCATGTGGTATAAGCAGTATTGTAATAGACACAACTGATCGTTTAGGTGATGCCTATAGACTAGACAACCGCTTGCCACGACCATTTAAACTTGTCTTCGATAAATGGCAGAAACCAGCCTATTCCGACTGGAAAAGTTATGTGTTTTACATTCGTCCGGATGTTTGGTTCAACAATTATGACGGACTAAAAGTTGGTGTACATGCAGAAAGTAATTATATGAATGCCATGCACTTTTTTTCAGGTGATATATGGATTAATACCACCGTGGGTCAAAACAGTTTGAGCGAAACGGCAGACATCAATAAAAATGACCCCGCATCATTCAGAATAAATTATAAAACACCATTAAAGTTTATTGCATCGGGAGTTAATTTCTGGATTGGTGGCGGAATGCTTGATGGTTTAACATTTGCAAAATCAGGTGGCGATCTGACTTTTTTAAATAACCAGGTAAGACTGTTTACTGAATACAAATTGATGTATAGAAGAAATACCAACACACTTGAATATTTATTATACCCGAACGAATGGCAGTCGGCCTTAATGAACACCTCTGTAACCTTAGGTGCAGAGGCGCACTACAGAAAAAATAAATGGAATGGTTCTGTTGCCATACAAAACACATCAGCATCATTATTTAGTGATTACTCTTATTCTAAACTTTCATTGACCAATATCACAAGATACGAAACAGGCAAAATAGATTGGCGCTTGAGAGTATTCGGTCAATATGGATATGGGCAAAATGTTCCGATGGAAAGTGCATTATATCTTGCCGGAGCTAATCCGGAGGAGTTGATGGAAAGTGCATGGACCAGATCACGTGCATTTGTCCCTTACAAGTGGCTGGGTTATGGCGACAAGACAAATCACTTTCAGCAAGGTGGCGGACTCAATTTAAGAGGCTATGCAGGTTATCTGGTGCCACAGAACATAGATGGCGAACAAAGATATTTTTATCGTGCCATCAGTGGTGCTTCTGTTAGTTTAGAGATAGATTTTGACAGGTTGATTTCTTTACGCCCGGCATTCACTAAAAAATGGTTAAAGGCCGATCTTTACTTTTTTGGTGATGCAGGTGTCATTGCAACCAACAATTCCAACAAGTCAATTCAATTCACCAATCTGAAAAGTGATGCAGGCATTGGAACAACATTTACCATTAAAAAAATGGGGCGCTTTAATGCCATAAAACCACTTACTATACGCTGTGATTTTCCATTCTTATTAAGTAGTGCCCCTTATGCAGAAAAAGATTATCTCAAACTCCGTTATGTAATCGGTATCGGCCGAACTTTTTAA
- a CDS encoding class I SAM-dependent methyltransferase: MLEQKKDANGKNHFLMPASLSLALQYISYYSKAWNKHNVHSPFVYQLTTQVIHPDKKLPVFEPIEEKRKALKSNQNKIEFIELGAGDKSNVRSVSDIAAKSLKIPRYARLLFRLSNHFQPENIIELGTSLGITTGYLALSGCKNIYTIEGNKTVSDIAHATLTSLNLNKKIKFIQGNFDESLPSLLHSLNKVDFVFFDGNHRYLPTINYFEQCLKKAHDKSVFVFDDINYSLEMKQAWKEIKQHPSVVVSIDLFMMGIVFFDTDLMRQHFVIRY, translated from the coding sequence GTGCTGGAACAGAAAAAAGATGCTAATGGCAAAAATCACTTTCTGATGCCGGCTTCATTATCTCTTGCATTACAGTACATTTCATATTATTCCAAGGCATGGAACAAACATAATGTGCACTCGCCATTTGTTTATCAACTAACTACTCAGGTAATTCATCCCGATAAAAAATTACCGGTATTTGAACCCATTGAAGAAAAACGAAAAGCACTAAAATCAAATCAAAATAAAATTGAATTTATTGAATTAGGCGCAGGTGATAAGAGTAATGTCCGAAGTGTTTCTGACATTGCCGCCAAGTCATTAAAAATTCCACGATATGCTCGTTTACTCTTTAGGCTGTCCAATCACTTTCAGCCAGAAAACATTATTGAATTAGGAACATCATTAGGTATTACAACAGGCTATTTGGCATTATCCGGCTGTAAAAATATCTATACCATTGAAGGAAATAAAACCGTATCCGACATTGCACACGCTACGCTAACTTCACTAAATCTGAATAAAAAAATAAAATTCATACAAGGAAACTTTGACGAGTCACTTCCATCGTTGTTACATTCTCTGAACAAAGTTGATTTTGTTTTTTTTGATGGCAATCACCGCTATCTTCCAACAATTAATTACTTTGAACAATGTTTGAAAAAGGCACATGATAAAAGTGTGTTTGTTTTTGATGATATTAATTACAGCCTGGAAATGAAACAAGCCTGGAAGGAAATCAAACAACATCCTTCAGTAGTTGTTAGTATTGACTTGTTTATGATGGGTATTGTTTTTTTTGATACAGACCTTATGCGTCAACACTTTGTAATCAGGTATTAA
- a CDS encoding methylated-DNA--[protein]-cysteine S-methyltransferase produces MRAVTDADSVYSLEFDDDYCSVEIIEGTMAEQIAKELEEYFSGRRKEFTLNLKPRGTAFQLQVWEKLKSVPYGRTISYNEQAIQSGNVKNIRATAAANGKNPIAIVIPCHRVIGTSGALTGYAGGLWRKEKLLQFESGSQQMDLFSH; encoded by the coding sequence ATGAGAGCGGTTACTGATGCAGATAGTGTGTATTCTCTTGAGTTCGATGACGATTATTGTTCCGTTGAGATAATTGAAGGAACAATGGCAGAACAAATAGCTAAAGAGTTGGAGGAATATTTTTCAGGAAGGCGCAAGGAGTTCACTTTAAATTTAAAACCTCGGGGAACAGCATTTCAGCTTCAGGTTTGGGAGAAACTAAAGTCTGTGCCCTACGGAAGAACCATTTCTTATAATGAACAGGCAATACAGTCAGGCAATGTAAAAAACATACGAGCCACAGCAGCAGCCAATGGAAAGAACCCGATTGCAATTGTCATTCCATGCCATAGAGTAATTGGAACATCAGGTGCATTAACAGGTTATGCCGGTGGCTTGTGGCGAAAAGAAAAGTTGCTACAGTTTGAGTCAGGAAGTCAACAAATGGATCTTTTCAGTCATTAA
- a CDS encoding ABC transporter ATP-binding protein: protein MPQSIISLADISRLYKVGTETIYALRSVSLDIFKNEYVALMGSSGSGKSTLMNILGCLDTPSSGTYHLNNISVSGMTDNELAEVRNKQIGFIFQTFNLLPRSTALENVSLPLVYAGVSKEERLQRAKEVLESVGLADRIMHKPNELSGGQRQRVAVARALVNHPSIILADEPTGNLDSKTSEEIMLLFEEIHQRGNTIIVVTHEEDIALHAHRIVRIKDGLIEDDAINTQITKAKSIVS, encoded by the coding sequence ATGCCACAGTCTATTATTTCACTTGCAGATATTTCACGACTTTATAAAGTCGGAACAGAAACAATTTATGCGTTGCGGTCAGTTTCTCTTGACATATTCAAGAATGAATATGTTGCATTAATGGGTAGCTCCGGCTCAGGAAAATCCACACTGATGAATATTCTCGGTTGCCTTGACACGCCTTCAAGCGGGACTTATCATCTGAATAATATCTCTGTTTCCGGTATGACAGATAATGAACTTGCCGAGGTAAGGAACAAACAAATAGGTTTCATTTTTCAAACATTTAATCTGTTACCGCGAAGTACAGCTCTTGAAAATGTATCATTGCCTCTTGTGTATGCAGGTGTTTCAAAAGAAGAGCGTTTGCAGCGGGCAAAAGAAGTGCTTGAAAGTGTTGGCTTGGCCGACAGGATCATGCATAAGCCAAATGAGTTATCCGGTGGTCAGCGTCAGCGTGTGGCTGTGGCAAGGGCATTGGTCAATCACCCTTCTATCATACTTGCTGATGAGCCCACAGGAAATCTTGATTCAAAAACTTCTGAAGAGATTATGTTGCTCTTTGAGGAAATACATCAACGCGGCAATACCATCATAGTTGTAACACATGAAGAAGACATTGCCCTGCATGCTCACCGTATTGTAAGAATAAAAGACGGACTCATTGAAGATGATGCCATCAACACACAAATTACAAAAGCAAAATCAATAGTATCATGA
- a CDS encoding TlpA disulfide reductase family protein — protein sequence MNHFKKLVVAFIFVSSVASAQVFQSRPIPVVDIKDMNGKTISTSSLNNNGKPMVLDFWATWCKPCVNELTAISEHYEEWQKETGVKIVAISVDDARTMANVKPFVNGKGWDYEVYVDPNGDLKRALNIGAVPYVFLVNGKGEIVSVKTGYAPGDEHKMYEEIKALTKESN from the coding sequence ATGAATCATTTTAAGAAATTAGTTGTTGCATTTATCTTTGTTTCATCTGTAGCGTCTGCACAAGTGTTTCAGTCACGTCCAATTCCCGTGGTAGATATTAAGGACATGAATGGAAAAACTATAAGTACGTCATCACTAAATAACAATGGTAAGCCCATGGTACTAGATTTTTGGGCTACCTGGTGTAAGCCATGTGTGAATGAACTTACAGCCATAAGTGAGCATTACGAAGAATGGCAGAAAGAAACAGGAGTTAAGATTGTAGCAATAAGTGTTGACGATGCACGCACAATGGCAAATGTTAAACCATTTGTTAATGGCAAAGGCTGGGACTACGAGGTATATGTTGATCCAAATGGTGATCTGAAAAGGGCACTTAATATTGGAGCAGTACCTTATGTTTTCTTAGTTAACGGTAAGGGCGAAATTGTTTCAGTTAAAACAGGTTATGCACCGGGCGATGAACATAAAATGTACGAAGAAATTAAAGCACTTACCAAAGAATCGAATTAA
- a CDS encoding tetratricopeptide repeat protein encodes MNISALAEAEKLLFIARQSLSEGQLPQAIDMLNKIVTDYPDFSKAHITLADIYFNKLQNSTTAEEFYKKAIAIADMNTDAFTGYASLMLQQEKFPEALSMLNKAMAIKGTHKDTIYMLLGKLYEMQSRLDDAIGNYKKCITSTLTNAVLEEAELALKRCEVKKKYI; translated from the coding sequence ATGAATATATCTGCATTAGCAGAAGCCGAAAAACTTCTATTTATTGCAAGGCAGTCGCTTTCAGAAGGGCAACTGCCCCAAGCAATAGATATGCTCAATAAAATAGTTACCGATTATCCTGATTTTTCAAAAGCACATATCACTCTGGCAGATATTTATTTTAATAAACTTCAAAACTCAACAACTGCAGAAGAATTTTATAAAAAAGCCATTGCCATTGCCGATATGAATACTGATGCTTTTACCGGCTATGCAAGCTTAATGCTGCAACAGGAAAAATTTCCTGAAGCTCTTTCAATGCTCAACAAAGCTATGGCTATAAAAGGTACGCATAAAGACACTATTTATATGCTGTTAGGCAAACTTTACGAAATGCAAAGCAGGCTCGATGATGCTATTGGAAACTATAAAAAATGTATCACCTCCACCCTAACAAATGCTGTTCTTGAAGAAGCAGAACTTGCATTAAAAAGATGCGAAGTCAAGAAAAAATATATTTGA